A single Lemur catta isolate mLemCat1 chromosome 20, mLemCat1.pri, whole genome shotgun sequence DNA region contains:
- the OSGIN1 gene encoding oxidative stress-induced growth inhibitor 1, producing MSSPRKEHLGASSSEPLAVIVIGNGPSGICLSYLLSGYTPYVRPDAVHPHPLLQRKLTEAPGVSILDQDLDYLSEGLEGRCQSPVALLFDALLRPDTDFGGDLQSVLTWKQQKERAIPHMVLGRNLPGGAWHSIEGSMVTLSQGEWMGLPDLQVKDWMQKKRRGLRNSRATAGDIAHYYRDYVTKKGLGHNFVSGAVVTAVAWGTPEPSGSGAQAPSPLFQVTGVLTAKDQSQQPFSLWARNVVLATGTFDSPARLGVPGEALPFVHHELSALEAATRGGVVTPASDPVLIVGAGLSAADAVLYARHYNIPVIHAFRRPVDDPGLVFNQLPKMLYPEYHKVHQMMREQSILSPSPYEGYRSLPGHRLLLFKDDRQAVFRDPQGVEKVFGVSLVLVLIGSHPDLSFLPGAGADLAVDPNQPLSAKRNPVDVDPFTYQTTRQEGLYAMGPLAGDNFVRFVQGGALAVASSLLRKETRKPP from the exons ATGAGCTCCCCCAGGAAGGAGCACCTCGGCGCCAGCAGCTCGGAGCCCCTCGCGGTCATCGTCATCG gtAACGGCCCCTCCGGCATCTGCCTGTCCTACCTGCTCTCGGGCTACACGCCCTACGTGAGGCCGGATGCCGTCCACCCGCACCCCCTGCTGCAGAGGAAGCTCACCGAGGCCCCGGGGGTCTCCATCCTGGACCAG GACCTGGATTACCTATCCGAAGGCCTCGAAGGCCGGTGCCAAAGCCCCGTGGCCCTGCTCTTCGATGCCCTCCTGCGCCCAGACACAGACTTCGGGGGAGACTTGCAGTCCGTCCTCACCTGGAAGCAGCAGAAGGAGCGAGCCATCCCCCACATGGTCCTGGGCCGGAACCTTCCAGGGGGAGCCTGGCAT TCCATCGAAGGCTCCATGGTGACCCTGAGCCAAGGAGAGTGGATGGGGCTCCCGGACCTGCAGGTCAAGGACTGGATGCAGAAGAAGCGAAG aGGTCTTCGCAACAGCCGGGCCACGGCTGGGGACATCGCCCACTACTACAGGGACTACGTGACCAAGAAGGGTCTGGGCCACAACTTCGTGTCTGGCGCCGTGGTCACGGCCGTGGCATGGGGGACGCCGGAGCCCAGCGGCTCTGgggcccaggctcccagccccctctTCCAGGTGACCGGCGTCCTGACCGCCAAGGACCAGAGCCAGCAGCCCTTCTCGCTGTGGGCCCGCAACGTGGTCCTGGCCACGGGCACGTTTGACAGCCCGGCCCGGCTGGGCGTCCCCGGGGAGGCCCTGCCCTTCGTCCACCACGAGCTGTCGGCCCTGGAGGCGGCCACCCGGGGGGGCGTGGTGACGCCGGCCTCGGACCCGGTCCTCATCGTCGGCGCGGGGCTGTCGGCGGCCGACGCGGTCCTCTACGCCCGCCACTACAACATCCCCGTGATCCACGCCTTCCGCCGGCCCGTGGACGACCCCGGCCTGGTGTTCAACCAGCTGCCCAAGATGCTGTACCCCGAGTACCACAAGGTGCACCAGATGATGCGGGAGCAGTCCATCCTGTCGCCCAGCCCCTACGAGGGCTACCGCAGCCTGCCCGGGCACCGGCTGCTGCTCTTCAAGGACGACCGCCAGGCCGTGTTCCGGGACCCCCAGGGCGTCGAGAAGGTCTTCGGTGTTTCCCTGGTGCTGGTCCTCATCGGCTCCCACCCCgacctctccttcctccccggGGCAGGCGCTGACCTGGCCGTGGACCCCAACCAGCCTCTGAGTGCCAAGAGGAACCCCGTTGACGTGGACCCCTTCACCTACCAGACCACCCGCCAGGAGGGCCTGTACGCCATGGGGCCGCTGGCCGGGGACAACTTTGTGAGGTTCGTGCAGGGCGGGGCCCTGGCCGTGGCCAGCTCCCTGCTGAGGAAGGAGACCCGGAAGCCACCCTAG